The genomic DNA AATGAAAGCATTAAGAATTATTCTCATCGTACTCCTCGTGTTGTTTGGAGTATTCGTTATCGTGAATGCGGCTCTGCCCAAGAATGTGCAAGTGAGCCGAGAACGGGTCATGGACGACTCACCCGAAGCGATCTTCGCTCAGATCAGCGACGTGAACAACTGGAAAAATTGGTCAATGTGGTACGAGATCGATCAAGAAGCTACTTACGAGTACAGCGATCCCGGCTCAGGTGAAGGGGCATGGTACTCGTGGGAAAGTGAAAATCCAAATCTCGGGAAAGGCAAACTGACCATCGTTGAAGTGACGCCAAGTACCGGAATGAAAACCCGCATCGAATTCGAAGGAAAGGGCCGTGTTGACGGAACTTGGGAGTTGACCGAAACCGAAGAAGGCACCAAGGTATTCTGGTCGGCCGATATGGAGTTTCCATTCTTCCAGCGTTGGGTCGGTATTTGGGTCGGTATGATGATGGACGGTGCCCTCGGACCGCAGTTCGAAGGTGGCTTGGCCAATATCGATTCGGTTGCGAGTGCCATGGGCGCACCTGCCGCTGAGGCCGATTACGGATTTGAAGAAACCACCCTCGACGAAATGATGGTCTACTACGTCATGATGGAAAATGTTCCCATGAGCGAGATCAGCACAAAGATGGGTGAAAGTTTTGGAGTCCTGATGAACTGGTTAGGTGAAGACAGCCAAAACATGAGTGCGCCTCCAATGGCCGAATACACCGAATGGG from Flavobacteriales bacterium includes the following:
- a CDS encoding SRPBCC family protein, which produces MKALRIILIVLLVLFGVFVIVNAALPKNVQVSRERVMDDSPEAIFAQISDVNNWKNWSMWYEIDQEATYEYSDPGSGEGAWYSWESENPNLGKGKLTIVEVTPSTGMKTRIEFEGKGRVDGTWELTETEEGTKVFWSADMEFPFFQRWVGIWVGMMMDGALGPQFEGGLANIDSVASAMGAPAAEADYGFEETTLDEMMVYYVMMENVPMSEISTKMGESFGVLMNWLGEDSQNMSAPPMAEYTEWDEETSMCSFRTLISAETDKAPSAPVMEGTLVGGRCLKGTYMGSYDEMDAIYNAAFEHIAKMGWEMVGGPLEVYMTDPGMEPDTSKWITDIYWPIGDAGDNTES